A window from Thermodesulfobacteriota bacterium encodes these proteins:
- a CDS encoding amidohydrolase family protein, translating to MGKLILTAETVVPVSSKPLRNASVFISGGKIRDVGKSGALRKKYKGAQEMDLGKGILLPGFVNAHTHLELGWIFGRLRSFSGFTGWLGQIIKEKRAGVASGGIVRSAVEGIRANILSGVTTVGEISSYGGLDKPLLKGSGLRTVLFREVLDSNEDKTDFSSLEKGTLFEERLFLHSPYSCSPGVLKKALRYYRKNGVPLGIHLAESADEVRFVRGEENSIEKKIFPLIKKTPFKRPSAETPVSYLGKAGLLHGVKITLVHMVQVSGEEARQLRDMDATVVLCPRSNFFLQVGAPPVKEYAEFNRIGIGTDGLSSNYNLDFFEEMRFLHLLMSASQGRRAAFVTVYAATLGGAKALYIEDKTGSIETGKEADLIFLGNRAGTGDPYLSVISSSARDVGMVMVRGEIIHTGDDKLSKR from the coding sequence ATGGGAAAGCTGATACTGACCGCCGAAACGGTGGTGCCCGTTTCATCAAAACCTCTCAGAAACGCTTCCGTATTTATATCCGGCGGCAAGATCAGGGATGTCGGTAAATCGGGAGCCCTCAGGAAAAAATACAAGGGCGCTCAGGAGATGGACCTCGGGAAGGGGATATTGCTGCCGGGCTTCGTCAATGCCCATACGCATCTCGAGCTCGGATGGATATTCGGGAGGCTCCGCAGCTTCAGCGGCTTCACCGGCTGGCTCGGGCAGATCATAAAGGAAAAAAGGGCGGGCGTCGCAAGCGGCGGGATCGTCAGGTCCGCGGTGGAGGGGATAAGGGCGAACATCCTGTCGGGAGTTACGACAGTAGGGGAGATATCCTCGTACGGCGGCCTGGACAAGCCGCTCCTCAAAGGCTCGGGGCTGAGGACGGTTCTCTTCAGAGAAGTGCTCGACAGCAATGAAGACAAGACGGATTTCTCCTCTCTCGAAAAAGGGACGCTCTTCGAGGAAAGACTCTTCCTTCATTCCCCTTATTCGTGCAGTCCGGGAGTGCTGAAAAAAGCCCTCAGGTATTACAGGAAGAACGGCGTACCGCTCGGCATCCACCTCGCCGAGAGTGCCGATGAGGTGAGGTTCGTGAGGGGCGAGGAAAACAGCATAGAAAAGAAGATATTCCCGCTTATAAAAAAGACTCCGTTTAAAAGGCCGTCGGCGGAAACGCCTGTCTCGTATCTCGGGAAAGCAGGGCTCCTCCACGGCGTGAAGATTACGCTCGTACACATGGTGCAGGTGAGCGGCGAAGAAGCGCGTCAGCTCCGCGATATGGACGCGACCGTAGTACTTTGCCCGAGGAGCAATTTTTTTCTTCAGGTCGGCGCCCCGCCGGTGAAGGAATACGCGGAGTTTAACAGGATCGGCATAGGGACAGACGGACTCTCCAGCAACTACAACCTCGACTTTTTTGAAGAGATGAGGTTCCTTCACCTGCTCATGTCCGCATCTCAGGGCCGGCGCGCCGCCTTTGTCACGGTATATGCCGCGACGCTCGGGGGGGCAAAAGCCCTTTATATCGAGGACAAGACCGGCAGCATCGAGACCGGTAAGGAGGCTGATCTGATATTCCTCGGCAACAGGGCCGGAACGGGCGACCCTTACCTCTCGGTCATATCGTCGTCCGCGCGGGACGTCGGGATGGTCATGGTCCGCGGCGAGATCATCCATACCGGCGATGACAAGCTTTCGAAAAGATAG
- a CDS encoding septal ring lytic transglycosylase RlpA family protein: MNKNIGLYSILLLVLFAVPLVCAQEVRQYGNASWYASSFHGRKTASGECYDKDEFTGAHRELPFGTLVRVRNLNNGKEVIVRVNDRGPFIKSRIIDLSRAAAITLGILNIGTARVSLEVISLPVSADPGSAS, from the coding sequence ATGAATAAAAATATAGGCCTATACTCTATATTGCTGCTGGTTTTGTTTGCCGTGCCTTTAGTTTGCGCCCAGGAAGTCCGTCAGTACGGAAACGCTTCCTGGTACGCCAGTTCTTTCCACGGCAGGAAGACCGCAAGCGGCGAATGTTATGACAAGGACGAATTTACCGGCGCCCACAGGGAGCTCCCCTTCGGGACGCTGGTGAGAGTCAGGAACTTAAATAACGGGAAAGAGGTAATAGTGAGGGTGAATGACAGAGGGCCGTTTATAAAGAGTCGTATAATCGACCTCTCGCGGGCTGCGGCTATTACGCTCGGGATCCTTAACATCGGCACGGCGAGGGTCAGCCTCGAAGTGATCTCGCTGCCGGTGAGCGCCGACCCGGGCTCCGCGTCGTAG
- a CDS encoding aminotransferase class I/II-fold pyridoxal phosphate-dependent enzyme, which translates to MQHIPEEFSLIRRLPPYVFSIVNELKSKARARGDDIIDLGMGNPDQATPDHIVKKLIEAAKDPRAHRYSASAGIPKLRRAVAAWYKKNYDVELDPDTEVVTTIGSKEGICHLMLSILSPGDTVIVPNPSYPIHIYSVIISRGDVHSVPFTRDSNILDGIEKAVKETWPKPKVLMISFPNNPTTAVVDLGFFKDIYELAREAGLIVVHDLAYAELCFDGYKAPSFLQVPGAQEIGVEFYSLSKSYNMPGWRVGFMVGNARIVSALKRIKSYMDYGIFTPIQVAAIAALSGPQDCVEDIRKLYKSRRDKLVDGLAKAGWEIPKPKGTMFVWAEIPDEFKSMGSLEFSKLLIEKAKVAVSPGIGFGNYGEGHLRFALVENEKRIMQAVRGIRKFLNSY; encoded by the coding sequence ATGCAGCATATACCAGAAGAATTCTCTTTAATAAGAAGGCTTCCGCCCTACGTATTCAGCATTGTAAACGAGCTTAAATCGAAAGCGAGAGCACGCGGGGACGATATAATCGACCTCGGGATGGGGAACCCCGACCAGGCGACTCCCGATCATATAGTGAAAAAACTTATAGAGGCAGCGAAGGATCCGAGGGCCCACAGGTACTCGGCTTCGGCAGGAATACCGAAACTGCGGAGAGCCGTCGCCGCGTGGTATAAAAAGAACTACGACGTCGAGCTCGACCCCGACACGGAAGTAGTGACCACCATAGGCTCGAAGGAAGGGATATGCCACCTGATGCTCTCCATACTTTCCCCCGGGGACACCGTCATTGTGCCTAACCCGTCCTACCCTATACACATCTATTCCGTCATTATTTCGAGAGGGGACGTGCACAGCGTGCCGTTTACGAGGGACTCAAACATACTCGACGGCATTGAGAAGGCGGTCAAGGAGACCTGGCCTAAACCGAAAGTGCTGATGATCTCCTTCCCCAATAACCCGACCACGGCTGTGGTCGATCTCGGTTTTTTCAAGGACATCTACGAGCTCGCGCGGGAGGCGGGGCTGATCGTCGTGCATGATCTGGCATACGCGGAGCTGTGTTTCGACGGCTACAAGGCACCGAGCTTCCTGCAGGTGCCGGGCGCCCAGGAGATAGGCGTCGAATTCTACTCGCTTTCGAAGAGCTATAACATGCCCGGATGGAGGGTGGGGTTCATGGTGGGGAACGCGAGGATAGTGTCCGCACTCAAGCGTATAAAGAGCTATATGGACTACGGAATATTCACTCCCATACAGGTGGCGGCGATCGCGGCGCTGAGCGGCCCCCAGGACTGCGTCGAGGATATAAGAAAACTCTACAAGTCGAGAAGGGACAAGCTCGTGGACGGGCTCGCAAAGGCGGGGTGGGAGATACCCAAGCCGAAGGGGACCATGTTCGTATGGGCCGAGATACCGGACGAATTCAAGAGCATGGGATCTCTCGAGTTCTCGAAGCTCCTCATAGAGAAGGCGAAAGTGGCCGTCTCTCCGGGCATAGGCTTCGGAAACTACGGCGAGGGACACCTCCGTTTCGCGCTCGTCGAGAACGAGAAACGGATCATGCAGGCGGTGAGGGGGATAAGGAAATTCCTCAACAGCTACTGA
- a CDS encoding translocation/assembly module TamB domain-containing protein, with protein sequence MRSKVLKPIVVFLLLLLLLSAIVILIIQTHYFRQFVKITTNAIVTTLTAQNFTIGRIEGNFLKGITLKNVSLDIGKENFIDCDEIYIDYSLPVILDGSMLFSKVIPLHVVRVTGVRINLVHHKDDTWNFQELQKLMVKEKKPNPDWNIFVQNGFIRDAKMTILDESRGESSIFELSNADLSMNLFKIADKAEFDVRDARLIVAYESMDFEKLHFENIKGKAVYSNKILPDRLEVLDVVFNYMGATVAGKGAINDMMNPRFYLWGTISGIDLAGAGELSVELDAHGNSAKWKDLHASGKLKLRDSSLMEIPVSGGIGSVEVENKHVVIKKGNLSADFGEASFEGAIDLNEIRNRGKDNTLDIDLGLGSLKVPRLLELVEKKNGPLPANINRNIDAVIDSKLKITAAWSRGRETTTGLDIKEMSLTGGGVGEVRLKGPLTISGSGIEYDLDAGFLKTNFAPLFNDQRYASDFNSNLKVKGSMSAAGVFPNGFEAAVTGEAAPSKVFDINLRRGVIDAAYNGTSVAIRSLVLESDPLSVSASGGLGGGGSGIKYDLNIKNLNFLTKLAPAYHLGGSLGLTGYIKGDFKNPRIVASARGSDLIYEEKGLRVKKVELSADSGLDINDLGLTAGGEAKGIDLRGREIQVVNFKAASRGSRIDGEFDIQETTKRKYSFDFKLDGLGGSEARLDLGGVEMNFENAVFKNRRPISISLAKDKVRVSSFNLYHKENFVVGDVTFGFDGSIDGSVKLEKLSLLDASELLDVDFPVKGQMSGEIRIGSSLRHPDLRAGITAKDLEYMKFRSDQLTLSLLYSGDKLGLDLRITDNKEEILSAVADATINFDPANMEKSVGQASYRAVIKSKGVDISPVSAFNEEIQQLDGKLLVDMVAEGTGEDPNVSGRLELRDLTMKVLALRNKIHIDNAVMDMSGKYGTLRPVKIDTGEGEGVFEGRVDFRDLSYTGKGTMSGMLMKSYPADVTANLDGELEIEGKFLNAFIKGDITARNLEIMVPEKPLKEIESIKFIDERDSDKDEFIFTGEKKEDFVEEFIALDLGLDIPGDSWVKGGGANIEVEGKLDIDKNYKEPYFITGNIDVIRGDYQFMGRFFEIENGTVSFRGKKIIDPFLDLRATYEVASVEVFINVTGTAEKPRIQLSSDPPLDENEIVSYLVFGTSSDKLGTDERVEFQEKAGEVLGTMAVGELRNAIGDDLAIDVMTIKGGQTGFRDTHLEIGKYLTDDLYVGYERLSYERYFYERYFFSPGLPSSTVTANRAVIEYRVFDFLTLESEIGEEAGADVFFNFDY encoded by the coding sequence ATGCGTTCGAAAGTCCTAAAACCTATAGTCGTATTCCTTCTGTTACTCCTCTTATTATCAGCAATAGTCATTCTTATAATCCAGACCCATTACTTCAGGCAGTTCGTCAAGATCACAACCAACGCCATAGTAACCACCCTCACGGCGCAGAACTTCACGATCGGAAGAATCGAAGGGAACTTCCTTAAGGGGATCACTCTCAAAAACGTATCGCTCGACATCGGGAAAGAGAACTTCATCGACTGTGACGAGATATACATCGATTACTCCCTTCCGGTTATTCTCGACGGCTCGATGCTCTTCAGCAAGGTGATCCCTCTCCATGTAGTCAGGGTGACGGGGGTCCGGATAAACCTCGTTCATCACAAGGACGATACGTGGAATTTCCAGGAGCTTCAGAAATTGATGGTAAAAGAAAAAAAACCGAATCCCGACTGGAACATCTTCGTTCAGAACGGCTTTATACGGGACGCGAAGATGACGATACTCGACGAGTCGAGGGGGGAAAGCTCGATCTTTGAATTATCTAACGCGGACCTGTCGATGAACCTGTTTAAAATAGCGGACAAAGCCGAGTTCGACGTCAGGGACGCCCGCCTGATCGTGGCCTACGAGAGCATGGACTTCGAAAAGCTGCATTTTGAAAACATAAAAGGGAAGGCGGTTTATTCGAACAAAATACTGCCTGACAGGCTGGAGGTCCTGGACGTCGTATTCAATTATATGGGGGCGACCGTCGCCGGAAAGGGCGCCATAAACGATATGATGAATCCCCGGTTTTATCTCTGGGGGACGATAAGCGGGATCGATCTCGCAGGTGCTGGGGAACTCAGCGTCGAGCTCGACGCGCACGGGAATTCCGCCAAGTGGAAGGACCTGCACGCATCCGGGAAGCTGAAGCTCAGGGACTCGTCGCTCATGGAAATCCCTGTCAGCGGCGGAATCGGTTCGGTAGAGGTCGAGAACAAGCACGTTGTGATTAAGAAAGGGAATCTGAGCGCAGATTTCGGAGAAGCTTCTTTCGAGGGAGCGATCGACCTCAACGAGATACGCAACAGGGGGAAGGATAACACTCTGGATATCGACCTCGGCCTCGGGTCTCTCAAGGTTCCGCGCCTCCTCGAGTTAGTTGAGAAAAAAAACGGGCCCCTTCCTGCGAACATTAACCGTAACATAGACGCCGTGATCGACTCCAAGCTGAAAATAACCGCAGCATGGAGCAGGGGCAGGGAAACGACGACCGGTCTCGACATAAAGGAGATGAGCCTCACGGGAGGCGGCGTGGGAGAGGTCAGGCTCAAGGGTCCCCTCACCATTTCGGGCTCCGGGATAGAATACGACCTCGACGCCGGCTTCCTGAAGACGAATTTTGCGCCCCTGTTTAACGATCAGAGGTACGCGAGCGATTTCAACTCTAACCTAAAAGTAAAGGGGTCGATGAGCGCTGCCGGGGTTTTCCCCAATGGATTCGAGGCGGCGGTCACCGGGGAGGCGGCTCCTTCGAAGGTATTCGATATAAATCTCAGAAGGGGAGTCATAGACGCCGCGTACAACGGGACATCGGTCGCGATCAGATCGCTCGTACTCGAATCAGATCCCTTGAGCGTGAGCGCTTCGGGCGGCCTGGGGGGCGGCGGGAGCGGCATTAAATACGACCTCAACATAAAGAATCTGAATTTTCTCACAAAGCTTGCGCCGGCTTATCACCTCGGAGGGAGTCTCGGGCTTACCGGATACATCAAGGGGGATTTCAAGAACCCGAGGATCGTAGCCAGCGCCAGGGGCTCGGATTTAATATACGAGGAAAAAGGGTTGAGAGTAAAGAAGGTCGAGCTCAGCGCCGACAGCGGTCTCGATATCAACGACCTCGGGCTCACGGCGGGAGGAGAGGCTAAGGGAATAGACCTGCGGGGACGGGAAATCCAGGTCGTAAATTTCAAGGCCGCAAGCAGGGGCAGCCGGATAGACGGTGAGTTCGATATACAGGAAACGACCAAGAGAAAATATTCATTCGATTTTAAGCTCGACGGGCTTGGAGGAAGCGAGGCGAGGCTCGACCTCGGCGGTGTCGAAATGAATTTTGAAAACGCTGTCTTTAAAAACCGGAGGCCTATCTCGATATCTCTCGCGAAGGATAAAGTGAGAGTGAGCTCTTTTAACCTTTATCACAAGGAGAATTTCGTCGTCGGGGATGTTACGTTCGGTTTCGACGGGAGCATAGACGGGTCGGTGAAGCTCGAGAAGCTGAGCCTGCTCGACGCCTCCGAGCTCCTCGACGTCGATTTCCCCGTAAAGGGCCAGATGTCGGGGGAAATAAGAATCGGGTCGTCGCTCAGGCATCCCGACCTCAGGGCCGGTATTACGGCGAAGGACCTCGAATATATGAAGTTCAGAAGCGACCAGCTCACGCTCTCGCTCCTCTACTCCGGCGACAAACTGGGACTCGATCTCAGGATCACCGACAATAAGGAGGAGATACTGTCCGCAGTAGCCGACGCGACAATAAATTTCGACCCCGCGAATATGGAGAAGAGCGTCGGGCAAGCGTCCTATAGAGCGGTAATAAAGTCAAAAGGGGTCGATATAAGCCCCGTCTCCGCATTCAACGAGGAGATTCAGCAGTTAGACGGCAAGCTCCTGGTAGATATGGTTGCCGAGGGGACGGGAGAGGACCCCAACGTTTCCGGCAGGCTCGAGTTGAGGGATCTAACGATGAAGGTGCTCGCTCTCAGGAACAAGATACATATAGACAACGCCGTCATGGACATGTCGGGTAAATACGGCACCCTCCGCCCGGTCAAGATCGATACAGGCGAGGGGGAAGGTGTATTCGAGGGCAGGGTGGATTTCCGCGACCTTTCCTACACCGGAAAGGGGACAATGTCCGGCATGCTGATGAAGAGTTACCCTGCCGACGTCACCGCAAACCTCGACGGAGAACTGGAGATAGAAGGGAAATTCCTCAATGCGTTCATAAAGGGTGATATCACGGCCAGGAACCTGGAAATAATGGTTCCGGAAAAGCCCCTCAAGGAGATCGAGAGCATAAAGTTTATAGACGAGCGCGACTCGGATAAGGATGAGTTCATTTTCACGGGCGAGAAAAAAGAGGATTTTGTCGAAGAGTTCATCGCGCTCGATCTCGGTCTCGACATACCCGGGGACTCCTGGGTCAAGGGGGGAGGGGCGAACATCGAGGTCGAAGGGAAACTCGACATCGATAAGAACTACAAGGAGCCCTACTTCATCACGGGGAATATAGACGTTATCAGGGGCGACTATCAGTTCATGGGCAGGTTCTTCGAGATCGAGAACGGCACCGTGAGTTTCAGGGGCAAGAAGATCATCGACCCGTTCCTAGACCTGCGGGCGACGTACGAGGTGGCGAGCGTGGAGGTGTTCATTAACGTCACCGGAACCGCCGAAAAGCCCAGGATACAGCTATCGAGCGACCCCCCGCTCGACGAGAACGAGATCGTCTCGTACCTCGTGTTCGGCACCTCCTCCGACAAGCTCGGTACGGACGAGAGGGTGGAGTTCCAGGAAAAAGCGGGAGAGGTGCTGGGAACGATGGCTGTCGGCGAGCTGAGGAACGCGATCGGCGACGATCTGGCGATCGACGTGATGACGATCAAGGGCGGCCAGACCGGGTTCAGGGATACGCACCTCGAGATAGGCAAATACCTTACCGACGACCTCTACGTGGGATACGAGCGGCTTTCTTACGAAAGGTATTTCTACGAGCGTTATTTCTTCAGCCCCGGTCTACCTTCTTCGACGGTCACCGCCAACAGGGCCGTAATCGAGTACAGGGTGTTCGATTTCCTTACGCTCGAGAGCGAGATAGGGGAGGAGGCGGGGGCGGACGTCTTTTTCAATTTCGACTACTGA
- a CDS encoding molybdopterin-dependent oxidoreductase — protein MPKLTIDGIEVEVEEGLNLIQAASRLGIDVPHFCYHPALSVVAQCRQCLVEVEGVPKVMPACNTFVREGLIVKTNTEKAVKARKATVEFTLINHPLDCPICDKGGECPLQLTTMKHGPGYSRFEGPEEKKVRRKYYLSDRILYDPNRCIMCTRCVRFTDEITKTGELGFDGRGFRKKIVVFPGKNLDNELSGNVTDLCPVGALLNKDNLHEERVWYWKFTDSVCALCSNGCNITVGADPRKGKVSRVRPRINMDVNEYWICDRGRYGFREVQEGGVRLKDPIVRKGEGFEITDWADAIELASSGLMRAKEMSPNPIAILASPLLTNEELYLLKKLGAVLKTERVYSNTGDSSAPKLYGLISSDPYPNSAGVKDMGILSGPERIEELINAITDGQVKILYAVGEDLFRFGAPDQHARLKEALAGLTLLIAEDYKLTETVRLAHVILPGASPYEKEGTFTNDRGRVQRVRQTIPPPGTAKPDWEILSLVGAAIEAESLEFRKPSDIMLEIAGHVPSYSGINYENIGMLGAERAGHAAFTE, from the coding sequence ATGCCCAAGCTCACGATAGACGGAATCGAAGTGGAGGTCGAAGAGGGCCTCAATCTTATACAGGCGGCTTCCCGCCTCGGAATAGACGTCCCTCATTTTTGCTACCACCCGGCCCTGAGCGTGGTCGCCCAGTGCAGGCAGTGCCTCGTCGAGGTGGAGGGCGTGCCGAAGGTCATGCCCGCATGCAACACCTTCGTGAGAGAGGGCCTCATAGTCAAAACCAATACCGAGAAGGCGGTAAAGGCGAGGAAGGCCACGGTAGAGTTCACGCTCATCAACCACCCGCTCGACTGTCCCATATGCGACAAGGGAGGAGAATGCCCGCTCCAGCTCACGACTATGAAGCACGGGCCCGGTTACAGCAGGTTCGAAGGGCCCGAAGAAAAGAAGGTAAGGAGGAAATACTACCTCAGCGACAGGATACTCTACGACCCCAACCGCTGCATCATGTGCACGAGGTGCGTCAGATTCACGGACGAAATCACGAAGACCGGGGAGCTCGGGTTCGACGGCAGGGGGTTCAGAAAAAAGATTGTCGTATTCCCGGGGAAGAACCTCGACAACGAGCTTTCGGGGAACGTCACCGACCTGTGCCCAGTCGGCGCTCTCCTCAACAAGGACAACCTCCACGAGGAGAGGGTGTGGTACTGGAAATTCACCGACAGCGTATGCGCGCTATGCAGCAACGGATGCAATATAACGGTCGGCGCAGACCCGAGGAAGGGTAAGGTATCGAGGGTAAGGCCCCGTATAAACATGGACGTGAACGAATACTGGATATGCGACAGGGGGAGATACGGCTTCAGGGAGGTTCAGGAGGGGGGGGTACGTCTCAAAGACCCGATCGTAAGAAAGGGAGAGGGATTCGAGATTACGGACTGGGCGGACGCGATTGAGCTCGCTTCTTCGGGACTCATGAGAGCGAAGGAGATGTCTCCCAACCCGATTGCGATACTGGCCTCACCATTACTCACGAACGAAGAATTGTATCTGTTGAAGAAGCTGGGAGCTGTTCTTAAAACCGAGAGGGTATATTCAAACACAGGCGATTCGAGCGCTCCCAAGCTCTACGGGCTTATAAGCTCCGACCCCTATCCGAACAGCGCAGGGGTTAAGGACATGGGGATCCTGTCAGGACCCGAGAGAATAGAAGAACTAATAAACGCCATAACAGACGGCCAGGTAAAAATACTCTACGCGGTGGGCGAAGACCTCTTCAGATTCGGAGCGCCGGATCAGCACGCGAGGCTAAAGGAAGCGCTCGCCGGTCTCACGCTGCTCATAGCGGAGGACTACAAGCTCACCGAGACGGTAAGGCTCGCCCACGTGATACTTCCGGGCGCGAGCCCTTATGAGAAAGAAGGGACGTTCACCAACGACAGGGGAAGGGTGCAGAGGGTGAGGCAGACTATACCCCCTCCCGGGACCGCGAAGCCCGATTGGGAGATACTGTCCCTCGTAGGCGCGGCTATCGAGGCCGAAAGCCTCGAGTTCCGGAAGCCATCCGATATAATGCTCGAAATTGCGGGGCACGTGCCCTCTTACAGCGGAATTAACTACGAGAACATAGGCATGCTCGGCGCGGAAAGGGCCGGACACGCCGCTTTTACAGAATAA
- the dapF gene encoding diaminopimelate epimerase, whose translation MNEFVKSHGLGNDYFVLDASRISFGLTPAVIRLLCDRNYGIGSDGILLLVPSARADFGLRILNPDGSEAEKSGNGLRIFAKYLYEHGHTERKEFRIDTPGGVVTAELEVSGGRVPFVTVEMGTATFDSGLIPVKGDEREVVNEEMRIEGEVLRFTAVSVGNPHCVVFAENLDEGYTKLVGPLIETAELFPSRTNVQFAKVVSRDRVEIMIWERGAGWTLASGSSSCAVAAACVKNGLTDRTVTVSMPGGELDIEIREDWSIKMKGAVEEVAYGTLSDDLIERIKSLGAE comes from the coding sequence ATGAACGAATTCGTAAAATCACACGGCCTCGGTAACGACTATTTCGTCCTCGACGCCTCACGGATCTCTTTCGGGCTCACCCCAGCGGTTATAAGGCTCCTCTGCGACAGGAACTACGGGATAGGGTCTGACGGCATACTTCTCCTCGTCCCGTCGGCCCGGGCCGACTTCGGGTTGAGGATACTCAACCCGGACGGCAGCGAAGCGGAGAAGAGCGGGAACGGGCTCAGGATATTCGCCAAGTATCTTTACGAGCACGGCCACACCGAAAGGAAGGAATTCAGGATCGACACGCCCGGCGGAGTGGTCACGGCCGAGCTCGAGGTAAGCGGCGGGAGGGTCCCGTTCGTCACCGTGGAGATGGGCACCGCGACTTTCGACAGCGGACTTATCCCCGTAAAGGGGGACGAGAGAGAGGTAGTGAACGAGGAGATGAGGATAGAGGGCGAGGTGCTCAGGTTCACTGCAGTCTCCGTCGGGAACCCTCACTGCGTCGTATTCGCGGAGAACCTCGATGAAGGATACACGAAGCTCGTGGGGCCGTTGATCGAGACCGCGGAGCTGTTCCCCAGCCGCACGAACGTCCAGTTCGCGAAGGTCGTCTCGAGGGACAGGGTCGAGATAATGATATGGGAGCGGGGGGCGGGCTGGACTCTCGCCTCAGGGAGCAGCTCGTGCGCAGTCGCCGCGGCGTGCGTGAAGAACGGCCTTACGGACAGGACAGTGACGGTATCCATGCCGGGCGGCGAGCTCGATATAGAAATAAGGGAAGATTGGTCTATAAAAATGAAGGGAGCGGTCGAAGAGGTCGCTTACGGCACGCTGAGCGACGATTTGATCGAAAGGATAAAATCCCTGGGAGCGGAATGA
- a CDS encoding septal ring lytic transglycosylase RlpA family protein — protein sequence MNNRLLLLLLILPIVFSCAKKSVESTRTPREEAPSGGYFGEGSTQTGVASWYGIEEHNNHAANGERFSKYAYTAAHKSLPMGTVVRVTNMENGRDVIVKINDRGPFVGGRIIDLSYTAAQSIGMVEEGTVQVKVEVISTPSTRGGSYFQPLYTVQVASFADKGNALSLKRSLDGDYDDVRIESIEVSGDSYWRVRVGRFEDKQDADETASRLRTDGHYGRVIME from the coding sequence ATGAATAATAGATTACTTCTATTATTGTTGATCCTCCCCATCGTTTTTTCATGCGCAAAAAAAAGTGTAGAGTCGACCCGCACGCCGCGGGAAGAAGCTCCATCGGGCGGTTATTTCGGTGAGGGCTCGACGCAGACGGGCGTCGCCTCGTGGTACGGGATAGAAGAGCACAATAACCACGCGGCTAATGGCGAGCGTTTCAGCAAGTACGCGTACACGGCAGCCCATAAGAGCCTACCTATGGGTACGGTCGTCAGGGTTACGAACATGGAGAACGGCAGGGACGTTATAGTGAAGATAAACGACAGGGGCCCCTTCGTAGGGGGCCGCATAATAGACCTCTCCTATACGGCGGCGCAGTCGATAGGAATGGTCGAGGAAGGCACGGTACAGGTCAAGGTCGAGGTTATATCGACACCATCCACGAGAGGGGGGAGCTATTTTCAGCCCCTCTACACGGTGCAGGTGGCGTCGTTCGCGGACAAGGGCAATGCGCTTTCCCTCAAGCGCTCGCTCGACGGCGACTATGACGACGTAAGGATAGAGTCGATCGAGGTGAGCGGCGATAGTTACTGGAGGGTGAGGGTCGGGCGGTTCGAAGATAAGCAGGACGCCGACGAGACCGCTTCCAGGCTAAGGACCGACGGGCATTACGGTAGAGTAATAATGGAATAA